A genomic stretch from Petrimonas mucosa includes:
- a CDS encoding beta-N-acetylhexosaminidase gives MKKIILLLFLSLIFVGAVAQIPLIPSPQRYETIPAQFSLSKATIIIHDMELDEVAYYLQKELLRHENLPLTLTSDYEQAPASAISLRLNQLNSKQPVANEKESYSISMDAGLIVVEASHKKGIFNGIITLLQLIRFTEPINGTWQLQCYNIEDAPAYEWRGLMLDESRHFFGKEKVKQLIDWMALYKLNKFHWHLTDSPGWRIEILQYPKLAYVGGIGNHTNPHTPAKYYSQEEIKEIVKYASERQIDIIPEIDMPGHASAANRAYPEYSGGGSQKHPDFTFHPGKEEVYSYLTNILKEVDALFPSQIIHLGGDEVHFGNAKWHTDETILALMKREKLKEMSEVENYFFQRMSDTLFKMNNRLAAWDEIAEFNLNPDKTIVYFWRQDKLQQLQTSLNKGYPIVMTPRLPMYLDYAQDSLHVHGVPANRSRVNSYDKIYNFDPYGYDVNYPLNSNILGMQVNVWTERIATENRLDYMIFPRIAALAEATWTRDNKKNISDFNDRLKKHLVLYEKDDIYYYNPFEPFKTAEPAK, from the coding sequence ATGAAGAAAATAATTTTATTGCTTTTTCTGTCCTTAATTTTTGTTGGTGCTGTTGCACAAATCCCTTTGATTCCGAGTCCACAGAGATATGAGACTATCCCTGCGCAATTTAGCTTGTCAAAGGCAACTATTATTATACACGATATGGAGTTGGATGAAGTCGCATACTATTTGCAAAAGGAATTACTGAGACATGAAAACCTCCCTTTGACGCTTACAAGTGACTATGAACAGGCACCTGCATCTGCCATCAGCTTGCGCTTGAACCAACTGAATTCCAAACAGCCTGTAGCCAATGAAAAGGAATCCTACTCCATCAGTATGGATGCCGGTCTGATAGTAGTAGAGGCCAGCCATAAAAAGGGAATCTTTAACGGGATAATCACGCTTTTACAACTTATTCGGTTCACGGAGCCTATTAATGGCACATGGCAACTCCAGTGCTATAACATAGAAGACGCACCGGCATATGAATGGCGTGGACTAATGCTCGATGAATCACGCCATTTCTTCGGAAAAGAAAAAGTAAAGCAGTTAATCGATTGGATGGCGCTATACAAATTGAATAAATTTCATTGGCATTTAACTGATTCTCCCGGTTGGAGAATAGAGATATTGCAATACCCAAAACTAGCCTACGTTGGAGGTATTGGGAATCATACCAATCCACATACTCCAGCAAAATATTATTCTCAGGAGGAAATAAAAGAAATTGTGAAGTATGCTTCGGAAAGACAGATTGATATAATTCCCGAGATCGATATGCCAGGACACGCATCAGCAGCAAACAGGGCTTATCCTGAGTACAGTGGAGGCGGTTCTCAAAAACATCCTGACTTCACATTTCACCCAGGCAAGGAAGAAGTTTACTCCTACTTAACTAATATTCTAAAAGAAGTGGACGCCTTGTTTCCCTCGCAGATTATACATCTGGGGGGAGATGAAGTGCACTTTGGGAATGCTAAATGGCATACTGATGAGACAATACTGGCACTAATGAAAAGGGAAAAGCTTAAAGAGATGTCAGAAGTAGAGAATTATTTTTTCCAACGCATGTCCGACACTCTATTCAAAATGAATAACAGATTAGCCGCATGGGACGAAATAGCAGAATTTAACCTTAATCCTGATAAGACGATTGTTTATTTTTGGCGACAAGACAAATTACAACAATTACAAACATCATTAAATAAAGGATATCCGATCGTGATGACTCCCCGACTTCCAATGTATTTAGATTACGCTCAAGACAGCCTTCATGTTCACGGTGTTCCTGCAAATAGATCCCGTGTAAATTCCTATGATAAAATTTACAACTTCGATCCCTATGGTTATGATGTTAATTACCCTCTCAATAGCAATATCCTGGGCATGCAGGTAAATGTGTGGACAGAACGTATTGCAACTGAAAATCGACTTGATTACATGATATTTCCCAGAATAGCAGCATTAGCAGAAGCTACCTGGACTCGTGACAATAAAAAAAATATTAGTGATTTTAACGACCGCTTAAAAAAACATCTTGTTTTATATGAAAAAGATGACATATATTATTATAACCCCTTTGAACCTTTTAAGACAGCAGAACCAGCTAAATAA
- a CDS encoding dihydrolipoamide acetyltransferase family protein, with protein MADVVIMPKQGQSVESCIITELKKRKGDSVKKGDVLFTYETDKASFEEESPAEGVVLACFYEEGDEVPVLENMMVIGQPGEDYSSKVSGSHPADQKADPAGQDEAKGKDKTGEVNPTGDNSPARAVYTSVSSELFVSPRARKLAEKEAVDVSQLTGTGPKGRITEHDVRAFLINRPRMTPLAKKLAAEQGTQPYAPGSGLAGTARAADLAVPVNTIYGIDYEDKKISNIRKLIARSMHASLQNSAQLTHHLGADARRILELRKKAKAALEEGKLTVNITLNDMVCFAVIKALKKYPGVNTHFLGDSKRYFHKVHLGLAVDTDRGLMVPVVRNADDLSISGLATQFKEMAAACRNGSINPDILSPEAGTFTVSNLGNYGVEMFTPVINLPQSAILGVNTIVPRPKDLGDGVYAFVPFIGLSLTYDHRSLDGGEATRFLKQIATEIETLEMEW; from the coding sequence ATGGCAGATGTAGTAATCATGCCCAAACAGGGGCAGTCGGTGGAGAGTTGTATCATCACGGAGCTGAAAAAGAGAAAAGGGGACAGTGTGAAGAAGGGAGACGTTCTGTTCACCTATGAAACAGACAAAGCCTCCTTCGAGGAAGAATCGCCTGCTGAGGGCGTTGTGCTGGCATGTTTTTATGAAGAGGGTGATGAAGTACCCGTATTGGAGAACATGATGGTCATCGGACAGCCTGGAGAGGATTACTCATCGAAGGTAAGCGGAAGCCACCCGGCGGATCAAAAAGCTGACCCCGCCGGTCAGGACGAAGCAAAAGGTAAGGACAAAACGGGGGAGGTCAACCCCACAGGAGATAACAGTCCTGCACGGGCAGTATATACTTCCGTGTCATCAGAACTGTTCGTGTCCCCCCGTGCCAGGAAATTAGCAGAAAAGGAGGCAGTGGATGTCTCCCAGCTCACCGGTACAGGGCCGAAGGGGCGGATCACCGAGCATGATGTCCGGGCCTTCCTGATCAATCGTCCCAGGATGACGCCCCTGGCCAAAAAGCTTGCCGCCGAGCAGGGCACACAACCGTATGCCCCGGGTAGCGGATTGGCAGGAACCGCCAGAGCTGCCGATCTGGCGGTACCCGTGAACACCATCTATGGTATTGATTATGAAGATAAAAAAATATCCAATATCCGCAAGCTGATAGCCCGGTCGATGCATGCCTCGCTACAGAACTCCGCACAGCTAACCCATCATCTGGGCGCTGATGCGAGACGCATCCTCGAACTACGAAAAAAAGCCAAAGCCGCGCTTGAAGAAGGAAAGCTCACCGTCAATATCACGCTGAACGATATGGTCTGTTTTGCAGTTATCAAGGCGTTGAAAAAATACCCCGGTGTGAATACCCATTTTCTGGGCGACAGCAAGCGCTATTTTCACAAGGTACATCTGGGCCTGGCCGTGGATACAGACCGCGGCTTGATGGTTCCGGTGGTACGCAATGCCGATGATCTCTCCATCTCGGGTCTGGCCACACAATTCAAGGAGATGGCGGCCGCCTGCAGAAACGGCAGTATCAATCCCGATATTCTCTCTCCGGAAGCAGGAACGTTTACCGTGTCGAACCTGGGAAATTACGGTGTTGAAATGTTTACACCGGTGATCAACCTTCCTCAATCGGCCATTCTGGGGGTCAATACCATCGTTCCCCGGCCCAAGGACCTGGGTGACGGCGTGTATGCATTTGTCCCTTTTATCGGCCTGAGTCTGACCTACGATCACCGGTCACTGGATGGTGGCGAAGCTACCCGTTTCCTGAAACAGATTGCTACAGAAATTGAGACTTTGGAGATGGAGTGGTGA
- a CDS encoding IS110 family RNA-guided transposase, whose protein sequence is MESQVSFNQVVSRGCGIDVHKKMLVATISGEGLNTETREFGTVTRSLTELKDWLLENRVTHVVMESTGVYWKPVYHVLEPSGLTVWIVNARHVKNVPGHKTDKQDSRWLCKLLLAGLLKPSYIPPREQRELRDLTRYRSKLVQDISSNKNRIIRILEDCNVKLSSVLSDTSGVTATRLIDKLCQGKEVTMGDIEEVYHKKIEATKEELFEACNGYITDHHIYLLGTIRGDNHHLESLIRDLDEKIKHALAPYENALERLREIPGLNRKSVEDLIAEIGLDMDVFPNENHLSSWVGVSPGNNESAGKKKNGRTTHGNKQAKSILSQSAWAASRTKGTFYHARYHRLAARRGKKRAIVAVAHSILKSVYHVLKDEVPYDELGADYLNSRVEARRKRYLKAELEKMGYCVELVPHNPVSPSGS, encoded by the coding sequence ATGGAATCACAAGTGTCATTCAACCAGGTCGTCTCCCGGGGATGCGGGATTGATGTCCACAAGAAGATGTTAGTGGCCACCATAAGTGGCGAAGGACTTAATACGGAAACCCGTGAATTCGGGACCGTGACGCGCTCTTTGACAGAATTGAAAGACTGGTTATTGGAAAACAGGGTAACCCACGTTGTAATGGAGAGTACGGGAGTCTACTGGAAGCCTGTCTATCATGTCCTCGAGCCCTCGGGATTGACGGTCTGGATAGTCAATGCCCGCCACGTGAAGAACGTCCCGGGGCATAAGACGGACAAGCAGGACAGCAGGTGGCTGTGCAAGTTATTGCTTGCCGGCTTGCTAAAACCCAGTTATATTCCCCCTCGTGAACAACGGGAGTTACGGGATTTGACGCGTTACCGGAGCAAACTGGTACAGGATATCTCCTCGAACAAGAACCGTATCATCCGCATCCTGGAAGACTGCAATGTGAAACTTTCGAGCGTGTTAAGCGATACCTCGGGAGTAACGGCAACCAGACTGATCGACAAGTTGTGTCAGGGGAAAGAAGTTACCATGGGCGATATTGAAGAGGTATACCACAAAAAGATAGAAGCCACCAAAGAGGAGCTTTTTGAAGCCTGTAACGGTTACATCACCGACCACCACATCTACCTGCTGGGCACTATCCGGGGGGACAACCACCACCTGGAGTCTCTCATACGGGATTTGGATGAAAAGATCAAACATGCCCTTGCCCCTTATGAGAATGCCCTGGAACGACTGCGGGAGATCCCGGGATTGAACCGCAAGAGCGTGGAGGATCTTATCGCCGAGATCGGGCTGGATATGGATGTCTTCCCCAATGAGAATCATCTAAGCAGTTGGGTGGGCGTTTCACCGGGTAACAACGAGAGTGCCGGTAAAAAAAAAAACGGACGCACCACCCACGGGAACAAGCAGGCCAAATCCATCCTGAGCCAATCGGCATGGGCGGCGTCGCGGACAAAAGGCACGTTCTACCACGCCCGGTACCATCGCCTGGCAGCCCGACGCGGCAAGAAAAGGGCCATTGTGGCTGTTGCACACTCCATCCTCAAATCGGTGTATCATGTCTTGAAAGACGAGGTCCCTTACGATGAACTGGGAGCCGATTATTTGAACAGCCGGGTGGAAGCAAGGCGCAAAAGGTATCTGAAGGCAGAGCTGGAAAAGATGGGATATTGCGTCGAGCTTGTCCCGCACAATCCCGTCAGCCCCTCCGGCAGTTGA
- a CDS encoding Gfo/Idh/MocA family protein codes for MKMSHILKNKIRIGIVGAQFGAGFQFHIHPNSVVQAVSDLSAYGRMHLQKVYNCHRAYESLEELLKDKEIDAVFIATPPHMHANHVIKALKAGKHVLSAVPLALKLEDCIEVLSMVEKTGLKYMLAETSFYRQITITARKFYNQKLFGKIFSTTAEYSHPGMEEFFFENGKPTWRHGLPPMYYPTHCISFLTGVTGERLVSVSCLGWGDDSVKLKNNSYNNPFWNEKALFRTNNDTNLTVTINWKGALKNVETACWEGDKMSLYFEDSENKMTIIKNSNEIGLDDGGFKNYKNIVEKQDQILWWKTEMLPENLRMDSGHGGSHCFITHEFIDSILNDREPKIDIYEALACTVPGIIAHESAIKGGETLKIPLFNEKNVSSE; via the coding sequence ATGAAAATGTCTCATATCTTAAAAAATAAAATAAGAATTGGAATTGTCGGTGCGCAGTTTGGAGCTGGTTTTCAGTTTCATATTCATCCGAATTCCGTTGTACAAGCTGTTAGTGATTTAAGTGCTTATGGAAGAATGCATTTACAGAAAGTATATAATTGTCATCGTGCATACGAATCATTAGAAGAATTGCTGAAAGATAAAGAAATAGATGCGGTGTTTATTGCAACGCCACCTCATATGCATGCAAACCATGTTATAAAGGCATTAAAAGCTGGAAAGCATGTTCTTTCTGCTGTACCACTTGCTTTAAAACTAGAGGATTGCATTGAGGTACTATCTATGGTTGAAAAAACGGGATTGAAATATATGCTAGCTGAAACAAGTTTCTATCGACAGATTACTATAACGGCAAGAAAATTTTATAATCAAAAATTATTTGGTAAAATATTCAGCACTACAGCTGAATATAGTCATCCAGGGATGGAAGAGTTTTTTTTTGAAAATGGTAAACCAACATGGAGACACGGCTTGCCGCCAATGTATTACCCCACACATTGTATATCTTTTCTAACAGGTGTAACTGGTGAGCGTTTAGTTAGTGTAAGTTGTTTGGGTTGGGGAGATGATAGTGTCAAATTAAAGAATAATAGCTACAATAATCCTTTTTGGAATGAGAAAGCTTTATTCAGAACAAATAACGATACAAATCTTACAGTAACTATCAATTGGAAAGGAGCGCTAAAAAATGTTGAAACTGCTTGTTGGGAAGGTGATAAAATGAGTTTATACTTTGAAGATTCAGAAAACAAAATGACAATTATTAAAAATTCAAATGAGATTGGATTAGATGATGGAGGTTTTAAAAACTACAAAAATATTGTTGAAAAGCAGGATCAAATCCTATGGTGGAAAACGGAAATGCTACCAGAAAATCTCAGAATGGACAGTGGTCATGGAGGATCTCATTGTTTTATTACCCATGAATTTATAGATTCGATTCTAAATGATAGAGAACCTAAAATAGATATTTATGAAGCATTAGCATGTACTGTACCAGGTATTATTGCACATGAGTCAGCTATAAAAGGTGGAGAAACGTTAAAAATACCTCTTTTTAATGAAAAGAATGTGAGTTCGGAATAA
- a CDS encoding alpha-ketoacid dehydrogenase subunit alpha/beta produces the protein MPKVQIIDPSEVRKAGFVEFQPVPVNQYQKSVTEEKENFTNEEFKAIYHDMVLIREFETMLNLIKIKGEYNGTSYNHPGPAHLSIGQESAAVGMAWTLTVDDFIFGSHRSHGEILAKGMSAIHKLDDDQLTTIMKTFFDGTVYEIVKKDFNGPVKELAKRFLVYGTLAEIFARKTGFNRGLGGSMHAFFTPFGVYPNNAIVGGSGDIAVGAALYKKVNRKPGLVVANIGDASMVCGPVWEGISFAAMDQFRELWEGEMQGGLPVIINIMNNQYGMGGQTAGETMGYGIAARIGAGVNADQMHAERVDGYNPLAVIDAYKRKRKVIEEKRGPVLLDVLTYRYSGHSPSDASSYRTREEVEAWEAQDCIRSYGAQLLEAGVVSQAGLDLISDDIRKLVNEMFLLAINDEVSPRMDNADIIGGMMFSNGSVDSFSDAEPDVLMPMAENPRVKKIAGKERFAFDAEGKPFGKMKQYQLRDGIFEAIIDRFYKDASLIAYGEENRDWGGAFAVYGGLTEALPYHRLFNSPISEASIVGTAIGYAMCGGRVIPEIMYCDFIGRAGDEIFNQLPKWQAMSGNVLKMPVVLRVSVGSKYGAQHSQDWTSLVAHIPGIKVCFPVTPYDAKGLMNAALQGTDPVIFFESQRIYDIGEQFHEGGVPAEYYEIPLGEPDVKKVGKDVTFLTIGHTLYPALKAAKELEERFGISAEVIDARSLVPFNYEKVIASVKKTGKIIVAGDATSRGSFLNDLAANIGQLAFDYLDAPVCVLGSRNWITPAHELEEFFFPQPGWFLDMIHERIQPLRDYIPGQNFTDGEIIMRAKKGI, from the coding sequence ATGCCAAAAGTACAAATCATAGACCCGTCAGAAGTCCGTAAGGCAGGATTCGTCGAGTTTCAGCCTGTTCCTGTCAATCAGTACCAGAAGAGCGTCACGGAAGAAAAGGAGAATTTCACCAACGAAGAGTTCAAAGCCATCTACCACGATATGGTATTGATCCGCGAGTTCGAAACGATGTTGAACCTGATTAAAATTAAAGGTGAATACAACGGTACATCCTATAACCATCCCGGTCCGGCGCACCTCTCCATCGGTCAGGAGTCGGCTGCAGTGGGTATGGCCTGGACACTGACGGTGGATGATTTTATATTCGGAAGCCATCGTTCACACGGGGAGATCCTTGCCAAGGGGATGTCTGCGATTCACAAGCTGGATGACGATCAGCTTACCACGATCATGAAAACCTTTTTCGACGGAACGGTCTATGAAATCGTAAAAAAAGATTTTAACGGCCCGGTAAAAGAGCTGGCAAAAAGATTTTTGGTATACGGCACATTGGCGGAAATCTTTGCCCGTAAGACCGGCTTCAACAGAGGCCTGGGCGGCTCCATGCATGCCTTTTTCACCCCCTTCGGGGTCTATCCCAACAATGCCATCGTGGGTGGTTCAGGTGATATTGCCGTGGGTGCGGCATTGTACAAAAAAGTGAACCGCAAGCCGGGGCTGGTGGTGGCCAATATTGGTGATGCCTCCATGGTCTGCGGCCCGGTATGGGAAGGGATCTCCTTCGCCGCCATGGACCAGTTTCGCGAACTTTGGGAGGGAGAGATGCAGGGCGGTCTTCCGGTAATCATCAACATCATGAACAACCAGTACGGCATGGGCGGGCAGACAGCCGGTGAGACCATGGGCTACGGTATTGCAGCGCGTATCGGCGCCGGCGTGAATGCCGACCAGATGCATGCCGAGCGGGTCGATGGCTACAATCCCCTGGCTGTAATCGATGCCTACAAACGAAAACGCAAGGTGATTGAAGAAAAGCGAGGTCCCGTGCTGCTCGATGTGCTCACCTACCGGTATAGCGGCCACTCACCCTCCGACGCGTCATCCTACCGCACCCGGGAAGAGGTGGAGGCATGGGAAGCACAGGATTGCATCCGCAGCTACGGGGCGCAGCTGCTCGAGGCCGGGGTGGTATCACAGGCCGGGCTCGACCTGATATCGGATGATATCCGGAAGCTGGTGAACGAGATGTTCCTGCTGGCCATCAACGACGAAGTGTCGCCCCGGATGGACAATGCGGACATCATCGGCGGGATGATGTTCTCCAACGGATCGGTCGACTCCTTCTCCGATGCAGAGCCGGACGTGCTGATGCCCATGGCAGAAAATCCCCGCGTGAAGAAGATCGCGGGCAAGGAGCGTTTCGCCTTCGATGCGGAAGGGAAACCTTTCGGCAAGATGAAGCAGTACCAGCTGCGCGACGGCATCTTCGAGGCGATCATCGACCGTTTCTACAAGGATGCCTCGCTCATCGCCTATGGCGAGGAGAACCGCGACTGGGGCGGCGCCTTCGCCGTCTACGGGGGGCTCACCGAGGCGCTGCCCTACCACCGTCTGTTCAACTCGCCCATCTCGGAGGCTTCCATCGTGGGTACCGCCATCGGCTATGCCATGTGCGGGGGGCGGGTGATCCCGGAGATCATGTACTGCGACTTTATCGGCCGGGCGGGAGACGAGATCTTCAACCAGCTGCCCAAGTGGCAGGCCATGAGCGGCAATGTGTTGAAGATGCCCGTGGTATTACGCGTTTCCGTAGGATCGAAATATGGCGCACAACATTCACAGGACTGGACCTCACTCGTGGCACATATACCCGGAATCAAAGTCTGCTTCCCGGTAACACCTTACGATGCCAAAGGGCTGATGAACGCCGCCCTGCAGGGCACCGACCCGGTGATCTTCTTCGAGAGCCAGCGTATCTACGATATCGGCGAACAGTTCCACGAAGGAGGAGTACCCGCAGAATACTATGAGATACCGCTGGGTGAACCGGATGTGAAGAAAGTAGGGAAAGATGTCACTTTCCTGACCATTGGACATACGCTCTATCCAGCCCTGAAGGCGGCAAAAGAACTGGAAGAGCGTTTCGGCATAAGTGCCGAGGTGATTGATGCACGCTCGCTGGTACCCTTCAACTATGAAAAAGTAATTGCCTCAGTGAAAAAAACAGGGAAGATCATCGTCGCCGGTGACGCTACCAGCCGTGGCTCCTTCCTGAATGATCTGGCAGCCAACATCGGCCAGCTGGCATTCGATTATCTCGATGCCCCCGTGTGTGTGCTGGGTTCCCGCAACTGGATCACACCGGCACACGAACTGGAAGAGTTTTTCTTCCCGCAGCCCGGCTGGTTCCTCGATATGATCCATGAACGGATTCAGCCGCTCAGGGATTATATTCCCGGACAAAACTTCACCGACGGGGAGATAATCATGAGAGCAAAAAAGGGAATTTGA
- a CDS encoding glucuronyl esterase domain-containing protein — protein sequence MNLQKQFILTIALLLLLFPTYAQRWNVNYDEAAVGPYSLPSLLRTHGGTTVNNVEDWEIFRKPEILASCTHHLYGRVPGELDTMFVTVKEKKGTALNGKAKRKQVTLTLVKGKKELSADLLIYLPVGKKKSAIFLGYNFWGNHTITDDPNVIIPTSWMPINKDLHILTNRADEQSRGSMKRRWPLEQIIGAGYGVVTLYRGDIDPDRDDFSDGIHPLFYSKGQERPCNDEWGTIAAWSWGLSRVMDYLETEAEIDNQKVILVGHSRLGKVTLWTAATDQRFAAAISNNSGAMGSTLSRRNFGETVEVINTAFPHWFCGNFKKYSNREDMLPVDQHMVLSLIAPRPLYIASATEDLWADPKGEFLSAKEASVVYNLYGIQGLSAASMPQPDTPLIDIVSYHIRTGKHDIIAYDWEQYIKFAKQNNIQTSKNNFINNKENNDKD from the coding sequence ATGAACCTCCAAAAGCAATTTATACTGACAATCGCACTTTTGCTGCTTTTGTTCCCCACCTACGCACAACGGTGGAACGTAAACTACGATGAAGCGGCCGTAGGTCCTTACTCGCTACCATCTTTACTGAGAACCCACGGGGGAACGACGGTCAACAACGTGGAAGATTGGGAGATCTTCAGAAAACCGGAAATTCTGGCCAGTTGCACCCATCATCTGTATGGCAGGGTACCCGGTGAGTTGGACACCATGTTTGTAACGGTAAAAGAAAAAAAAGGAACAGCACTCAACGGCAAGGCCAAAAGGAAGCAGGTCACCCTCACTTTAGTGAAAGGGAAGAAAGAACTCAGCGCTGACCTACTGATATACCTGCCTGTCGGCAAAAAAAAATCGGCCATTTTCCTTGGATATAATTTCTGGGGGAACCATACCATCACGGATGACCCAAATGTGATCATTCCCACCTCATGGATGCCGATCAATAAAGACCTTCACATATTGACAAATCGCGCTGATGAACAATCACGCGGCTCCATGAAGAGAAGATGGCCGTTGGAGCAGATTATCGGGGCAGGTTACGGAGTGGTAACATTATACAGGGGGGATATTGATCCCGATAGGGATGATTTCAGTGACGGTATTCATCCGCTGTTCTATTCCAAGGGGCAGGAACGGCCCTGTAACGACGAATGGGGAACCATCGCTGCCTGGAGCTGGGGATTGTCGCGTGTGATGGATTACCTGGAAACAGAAGCAGAGATCGACAATCAGAAAGTGATCCTGGTGGGTCACTCTCGGCTGGGAAAAGTGACCCTTTGGACAGCAGCAACTGACCAGCGATTTGCCGCTGCCATCTCCAACAATTCCGGAGCCATGGGATCTACTCTCTCCAGAAGGAATTTCGGTGAAACGGTTGAGGTGATCAACACCGCTTTTCCTCATTGGTTTTGCGGGAATTTCAAAAAATATTCCAACAGGGAGGATATGTTACCTGTGGATCAGCATATGGTATTGTCGCTGATCGCTCCACGCCCTCTCTATATAGCCAGTGCCACAGAAGATCTCTGGGCAGATCCTAAAGGTGAATTTCTATCGGCCAAAGAGGCATCGGTGGTTTATAACCTCTACGGTATACAGGGACTCTCGGCAGCCTCTATGCCTCAACCCGACACACCACTTATTGATATAGTGAGTTACCATATCAGAACAGGCAAGCATGATATCATCGCCTATGATTGGGAACAATACATCAAGTTTGCTAAACAGAATAATATTCAAACTAGTAAGAATAATTTTATTAATAACAAAGAAAATAATGATAAAGATTGA